From one Melioribacteraceae bacterium genomic stretch:
- the atpB gene encoding F0F1 ATP synthase subunit A, which yields MDSLSTEILNDSLQVAEKSSESDWILHHSLDARYLDFDPFIVIPLPHIELFGIDISITKHLVYMWVAAIFLFFLLYNVAKKYKKQRVPTGFASMTEIMILFVRDEIAKPTIHKGYEKFVPYLLSAFFFILTLNLFSLIPYGTAVTGNISVTATLAVFTFIVTQLGGIQNNGFVGYFKGLVPHGIPTWLLPIMIVVELLGLFTKPFALAVRLFANMLAGKIIIYSLIGLIFIIHTYFVVPVSVSFALFIFILKLLVSLIQAYIFTMLSSLFIGMAVHQDH from the coding sequence ATGGATTCTCTCTCAACGGAAATACTTAACGATTCTTTGCAGGTCGCAGAGAAATCGAGTGAAAGTGATTGGATTTTACATCACTCCTTGGATGCAAGATATTTGGATTTTGATCCTTTTATTGTAATCCCACTTCCGCATATTGAATTGTTTGGAATTGATATTTCAATTACCAAGCATTTAGTCTATATGTGGGTTGCTGCGATATTTCTTTTCTTCCTTCTGTATAATGTTGCTAAAAAGTACAAGAAACAACGGGTCCCGACCGGGTTCGCGAGTATGACTGAGATAATGATTTTATTTGTTAGAGACGAAATTGCGAAACCTACAATTCACAAGGGATATGAGAAGTTTGTTCCTTATTTGCTCTCTGCATTCTTTTTTATTTTGACACTAAATTTATTTAGTCTAATCCCTTATGGAACAGCTGTAACTGGTAATATATCGGTAACGGCTACACTCGCTGTTTTTACATTTATTGTAACGCAACTTGGCGGTATTCAAAACAACGGTTTCGTCGGTTACTTCAAGGGGCTGGTTCCGCATGGTATTCCTACTTGGCTATTACCGATAATGATTGTGGTTGAGTTACTCGGATTGTTTACAAAGCCTTTTGCCTTAGCTGTTCGTCTTTTTGCGAACATGCTTGCTGGTAAAATTATTATTTATTCGCTTATCGGATTGATATTTATTATTCATACATATTTTGTAGTTCCTGTGTCGGTTTCTTTTGCGTTATTTATTTTCATCCTGAAACTTTTAGTGTCACTAATACAGGCATATATTTTTACTATGTTATCCTCGTTGTTTATAGGGATGGCAGTTCATCAAGATCATTAA
- the atpH gene encoding ATP synthase F1 subunit delta, which yields MSVYSITNRYAKALLRQAEESNQFEVVGNDMSLIYETLEKSKELRVALESPVINEEKKNIILKEIFGSLICKETANFLEFLIRKNREDLLFEISKHFLEMKDEKLNIVHATVTSAVDLSDSEKDLFKNKLEEYSNKNVLLDFKIDSRIIGGFVVRMKDKMLDASIIHQLDVLRKRLIKADQSLVN from the coding sequence ATGAGTGTTTACAGTATAACAAATAGATACGCAAAAGCATTATTAAGACAAGCCGAAGAATCGAATCAATTCGAAGTCGTTGGTAATGATATGTCGCTTATCTATGAAACTCTCGAAAAGTCAAAAGAATTGAGAGTTGCACTCGAAAGTCCTGTTATTAATGAAGAAAAAAAGAATATTATTCTTAAGGAAATTTTCGGCAGTCTTATTTGTAAAGAGACAGCTAATTTTTTGGAATTCCTTATTCGCAAAAATAGAGAAGATTTGTTGTTCGAAATTTCCAAACATTTTCTCGAAATGAAAGACGAAAAATTAAATATTGTTCATGCAACAGTTACTTCTGCAGTTGATCTTTCAGATTCTGAAAAGGATTTATTTAAAAATAAGCTCGAAGAATATTCAAACAAAAATGTGCTTTTAGATTTTAAAATAGATAGTAGAATAATTGGTGGTTTTGTGGTTAGAATGAAAGATAAAATGTTAGATGCATCAATTATTCATCAGCTAGATGTATTGAGAAAAAGATTGATCAAAGCTGATCAATCATTAGTTAATTAA
- a CDS encoding M23 family metallopeptidase produces the protein MKFLKIKDIKNSSVYITPNFPVLQTKRYKFSFLRVLGAISLYTLFISIIVLAVVLFTPARNVVFFFENDRLNEQIVKVKELEGKVYFLSNELQKLASTNERLKYAMILASTDSLDSSSAIYDSLRKENSPLKKSGGNLLGVFLDFIKLFQSENSEGIFISPVSGIIIKKYEPDRGHLGIDYGVKKGTSIHAVQSGVVIFSGFTPEYGYSLIIQHEEDFISVYRHCESTLVKERETVKQGELVALSGNSGYKTTGPHLHFELWKSGKTVNPENFIINN, from the coding sequence ATGAAATTCCTAAAAATTAAAGACATAAAAAATTCTTCTGTTTACATAACCCCGAATTTTCCCGTTTTGCAAACTAAGAGGTATAAATTTTCTTTCCTAAGAGTCTTGGGAGCAATCTCACTATATACTTTATTCATTTCAATAATTGTACTGGCTGTTGTCCTATTCACTCCGGCAAGAAACGTTGTTTTTTTCTTTGAGAATGATAGACTTAATGAACAGATCGTAAAAGTAAAAGAATTGGAAGGAAAAGTTTATTTCTTATCGAATGAACTACAAAAATTAGCCTCCACAAATGAAAGACTGAAATATGCAATGATTTTAGCATCAACTGATTCACTAGATTCTAGTTCAGCAATTTATGATTCATTACGAAAAGAAAATTCACCTCTGAAAAAATCCGGCGGAAATTTATTAGGTGTGTTTCTCGACTTTATCAAGTTATTTCAATCTGAAAACTCTGAAGGAATTTTTATCTCTCCGGTTTCTGGTATAATTATAAAAAAATATGAACCGGATCGCGGTCATTTAGGAATTGATTATGGTGTAAAAAAAGGGACATCCATTCATGCAGTTCAAAGTGGAGTCGTAATATTTTCGGGTTTTACACCAGAGTATGGTTACTCGTTGATCATTCAACATGAAGAAGATTTTATCTCAGTTTATCGGCATTGTGAATCAACTCTTGTTAAAGAGCGAGAAACAGTAAAACAAGGTGAATTAGTTGCGCTTAGCGGAAATAGTGGATATAAAACCACCGGACCTCATTTACACTTTGAACTTTGGAAAAGTGGTAAAACTGTTAATCCAGAAAATTTTATTATTAATAATTAG
- a CDS encoding AtpZ/AtpI family protein, with the protein MPKKNNHSNLLKTYHDVGPYLGLGTQLAATIVLMFFLGRWLDGKFETDPVLTIAFSFFGGFAGIYNFIKTVLNMNKKKNHD; encoded by the coding sequence ATGCCAAAAAAAAATAATCACTCCAACCTTCTTAAAACTTATCATGACGTAGGCCCGTATCTCGGGTTGGGAACACAACTCGCGGCAACCATCGTTCTAATGTTTTTTTTAGGCAGATGGTTGGATGGAAAATTCGAAACGGATCCGGTCTTGACAATTGCTTTTTCTTTTTTCGGTGGTTTTGCCGGTATTTATAACTTTATAAAAACTGTATTAAATATGAATAAAAAGAAAAATCATGATTAA
- the atpF gene encoding F0F1 ATP synthase subunit B produces the protein MTGFMHYALLAFAGGEAGGPLDVNPGLIIWTTITFVILLFLLKKFAWKPILTSLNDRESFIKNSLEKAENAQKEAEELLKQNQANLAKAEEEAQKVINQGREYAETLKNQILDESKREAKKMIEDATAEIQQKNLEAFNNLKAEIADIAVNAAEKIIRENLDADKQKKLVEKYIQDISKN, from the coding sequence ATGACTGGATTTATGCACTATGCACTTTTAGCATTTGCAGGTGGTGAGGCTGGTGGTCCTCTGGATGTTAACCCCGGGTTAATTATTTGGACTACTATTACTTTCGTAATTCTGCTTTTTCTTTTAAAGAAGTTTGCATGGAAACCAATATTAACCTCTTTGAATGATAGAGAATCATTTATCAAAAATTCTCTTGAAAAAGCTGAGAATGCTCAGAAAGAAGCGGAAGAGTTATTGAAACAAAACCAAGCAAACCTGGCTAAAGCGGAAGAAGAAGCTCAAAAAGTTATTAATCAGGGTAGAGAATATGCAGAGACTCTCAAAAATCAAATTTTAGATGAGAGTAAAAGAGAAGCTAAGAAAATGATAGAAGATGCAACTGCTGAAATTCAGCAGAAAAATTTGGAAGCCTTCAATAATCTAAAAGCTGAGATTGCCGATATCGCTGTAAATGCAGCAGAAAAAATTATTCGCGAGAATCTTGATGCGGATAAACAGAAAAAATTAGTTGAAAAATATATTCAGGATATCTCTAAAAATTAA
- a CDS encoding polymer-forming cytoskeletal protein, which yields MAQKNNSSSSIDVSILSSGVKIEGKLYSEGSMRIDGHVIGDITVNGNLTLGESSTVDGNIKAMNVTLSGKVNGSVTSNEKVILEPNSSLSGDLITKILVIEEGAKFEGNSSMNSDSK from the coding sequence ATGGCTCAGAAAAATAACTCCTCTTCATCAATTGATGTTAGTATTTTAAGCTCGGGTGTTAAAATTGAAGGCAAACTTTATAGCGAAGGAAGTATGAGAATTGACGGCCATGTAATTGGTGATATAACAGTTAATGGGAATTTAACACTCGGTGAAAGTTCTACCGTTGATGGAAATATAAAAGCAATGAATGTAACATTAAGCGGAAAGGTTAACGGATCAGTTACATCAAATGAAAAGGTAATCCTCGAACCAAATTCTTCACTATCGGGCGATTTAATAACAAAAATATTGGTGATTGAAGAAGGAGCCAAATTTGAAGGGAATAGCTCCATGAATTCCGATTCGAAATAA
- the atpE gene encoding ATP synthase F0 subunit C — protein sequence MDFAYLAAGFGAALTIIGGAYGIGKLASSAMEASGRQPEAAGDIRTSMIIAAALIEGISLFALVICILLALK from the coding sequence ATGGATTTTGCTTATTTAGCTGCTGGATTCGGTGCTGCTTTGACTATTATCGGTGGTGCTTATGGAATTGGTAAGTTAGCTAGCTCAGCTATGGAAGCTAGTGGTCGTCAACCTGAAGCTGCTGGTGATATCAGAACTTCAATGATTATTGCAGCTGCTCTTATTGAAGGTATTTCTCTCTTTGCGCTTGTTATCTGTATTTTATTAGCATTAAAATAA
- a CDS encoding glycosyltransferase family 9 protein — translation MKILVIQTAFPGDAILTLPLIQEISKQYQNSEIDILCIPSTKILFDASPYIKNVIVYDKRKIDKGFFAFFRLAKKLKQNKYNKIISPHRSARSSLLAFFSGAKERVSFDKSSLAFLYNKKIKYHTDWHEVRRNLSLLGEDYSESWKILPEILITKEIKKHVEGLFSHVDFNKLIVIAPGSVWETKKYPIEYFQKICDELVKNSYEIIVIGGKEDSRLAEILVKNNPKIINSCGQLNFLHSIYLIKLSRLLICNDSAPTHLGMATDSSVLTIYCSTIPKFGFYPYNAKSKPISFDKLDCKPCGIHGHIKCPKEHFKCGFELKPSQVLEEIYLMLEAGH, via the coding sequence ATGAAAATTCTAGTTATTCAAACCGCTTTCCCGGGCGATGCCATCTTAACACTTCCCTTAATTCAAGAAATTTCTAAGCAATACCAAAATTCAGAGATAGATATTCTTTGTATTCCTTCTACAAAAATATTATTTGATGCTTCACCATATATTAAAAATGTAATTGTCTATGATAAGCGGAAGATTGATAAAGGTTTTTTTGCATTCTTCAGACTTGCAAAAAAGTTAAAACAAAATAAATATAATAAAATTATTTCCCCTCATAGATCAGCAAGATCTTCATTACTCGCTTTTTTTTCGGGGGCGAAAGAAAGAGTTTCATTTGATAAATCTTCACTAGCTTTTTTATATAACAAGAAAATAAAGTATCATACCGATTGGCATGAAGTAAGAAGAAATTTGTCACTTTTAGGAGAGGATTATTCCGAAAGTTGGAAAATACTTCCTGAAATTCTTATAACTAAAGAGATTAAAAAGCATGTTGAAGGTTTGTTTTCACATGTCGATTTCAATAAACTGATTGTTATTGCGCCCGGCTCTGTCTGGGAAACTAAAAAGTATCCTATTGAATACTTTCAAAAAATTTGTGACGAGTTAGTTAAAAATAGTTATGAAATTATTGTGATTGGTGGTAAAGAAGATTCTCGGCTTGCCGAAATCCTAGTTAAGAACAATCCTAAAATTATTAATAGTTGTGGTCAACTAAATTTTTTGCATTCAATTTACTTAATAAAATTGTCGCGCTTACTTATTTGTAACGATAGCGCGCCAACACATTTGGGGATGGCTACCGATTCTTCAGTTCTGACTATTTATTGTTCAACAATTCCTAAATTCGGATTCTATCCATACAATGCTAAAAGTAAGCCCATATCATTTGATAAGCTCGATTGTAAGCCTTGTGGAATACATGGTCATATCAAATGCCCCAAAGAACACTTTAAGTGTGGATTTGAGCTTAAGCCTTCCCAAGTGCTGGAAGAAATATACTTGATGCTCGAAGCGGGACATTAA
- a CDS encoding GWxTD domain-containing protein encodes MKNVLKNITLFLFFCTIVFSQHQYEFDYDYAQFRNSDSTNIFEVYYEFNSENLVKNYLYNDSTIILNIIFSLSKNQNSDEILSDTVYNSFKLNELLTGDGYRDIIGVKKLVVPSGYYDMFIYFQNSNKILEQIVNTSILTKKYGTSNPTLSDIQLARSIKKDSSSVESLFSKNTLRIIPNPSTTYSSDLPLLKYYAELYNIADEDSLTLSTYLVSGDSKVVFSNSKTISSNFESIAHIDQINLLKYPTGVYTLQLIFSSASKEYAFVSQKQFYFYNKFYTVNSIEGTSDQVLQKESPFSYFSAEECDEVFNQARYIATSKEIERYESISSAEGKREFLTRFWESKNTTGSENKISYEEYMNRVDKANSKFRGLSANGYSTERGRVFIKYGEPNKVEQFPNESNLRPYEIWYYDTLEGGVVFIFGDLNGFGDYDLIHSTKRGEIFDDTWQRRLYIY; translated from the coding sequence ATGAAAAATGTCTTAAAAAATATTACACTTTTTCTCTTCTTCTGTACTATTGTTTTTTCTCAACATCAGTACGAGTTTGATTACGATTATGCGCAGTTCAGGAACAGCGATTCAACTAATATTTTTGAAGTCTATTATGAATTTAATTCCGAGAATCTGGTAAAGAATTATCTGTATAATGATTCTACCATTATCCTTAATATTATTTTTTCACTATCGAAGAATCAAAATTCAGATGAGATTTTGTCGGACACTGTTTATAATAGCTTCAAACTAAACGAGCTTTTAACCGGCGATGGTTATAGAGATATAATCGGTGTAAAAAAATTAGTAGTTCCATCCGGTTACTATGACATGTTTATTTATTTCCAAAATAGTAACAAAATCCTTGAACAGATAGTTAATACATCAATATTGACAAAGAAATATGGCACATCGAACCCAACACTAAGTGATATCCAATTAGCAAGATCAATAAAAAAAGATTCTTCATCAGTAGAAAGTTTGTTTTCCAAAAATACTCTACGAATAATACCAAATCCATCTACAACTTATTCAAGTGATCTGCCTTTGCTGAAGTATTATGCTGAATTATATAATATTGCTGACGAAGATAGTTTAACTTTATCAACTTACCTCGTTTCGGGTGACTCAAAAGTTGTATTCTCAAATTCCAAAACAATTTCTTCAAATTTTGAATCAATTGCCCACATTGATCAAATCAATTTGTTGAAATACCCGACCGGTGTATATACTCTTCAATTGATTTTTAGTTCAGCTTCGAAGGAGTATGCATTTGTCAGTCAAAAACAATTCTATTTTTATAATAAATTTTACACTGTTAATTCTATTGAAGGAACTTCAGATCAAGTTTTACAAAAAGAATCTCCCTTCTCATATTTTTCAGCAGAAGAATGTGATGAAGTATTTAATCAAGCCCGATACATCGCCACTAGTAAAGAAATCGAGAGATATGAGTCGATATCTTCAGCGGAAGGCAAACGTGAATTTCTTACAAGGTTTTGGGAATCAAAGAATACTACCGGTTCCGAAAATAAAATTTCATATGAAGAATATATGAACCGAGTTGACAAAGCCAATAGCAAATTTAGGGGCTTGAGTGCAAATGGGTATAGTACCGAGCGGGGAAGAGTTTTCATAAAATATGGTGAGCCTAATAAAGTTGAACAATTTCCAAACGAATCCAATTTAAGACCTTATGAAATTTGGTACTACGATACACTTGAAGGGGGTGTAGTGTTCATTTTCGGAGATTTGAATGGATTTGGTGATTATGATCTTATTCATTCAACTAAACGAGGCGAAATATTTGACGATACTTGGCAAAGAAGATTATACATTTATTAA